In a single window of the Cucurbita pepo subsp. pepo cultivar mu-cu-16 chromosome LG18, ASM280686v2, whole genome shotgun sequence genome:
- the LOC111780422 gene encoding uncharacterized protein LOC111780422 isoform X2: MEIVGLEIYCSCQSAVDVEGFQEAGRAKISPLEEKNDFILAPCDAVLSLMVNRSGKIDNSTPQYSVNADLSSLVFTLNDVQLQQILNLWDYLSICRLRDKYGRFRPWCYPLSRKVKGWQILWWHYAQQSVLLDVRKKLKKCSWRYFGQRLTYRRRYVKFYKKKLEFLHNDQSVDDYILKELEAMEKESDIEDILSYRSAAECELQHLFGSLGPEMVMTGTQTAAEKSQVDDRAMGKPRGWLNWLSLGMLGAGGTEDSSQFAGVISDDVVKDIYEATKFHPLASSTVSAADEERICFCSIKIDIHQISATLLSMKYGQEVAKMIFIKTMVECNIWVESATINLLVNSIQMVNPLNQRVLIFLRMPQCEKYVETGAPSCSFQVDVSPKHEVNLSVKVTLNPLDVTYDAKFFLYLFEFFDGFKSFESLHTRALSTLNGIENAKARLLSKAQCIMSEYKKVMWDITVNGITVHVPWNTPSEQNNLVLQLGALCVTSRYDWSLLTSRFKEQSVMVQRLSDPILAADIAFTIQPQSLYEYFDIQLRDLEMEIQKPSYSQSIPIFEKFSATLALRSCLIPNESSLKQLEVLFQMSSLHVHFSPSIYGAALELAVYLRNLIANHPGFEESEDCGPLNMISNGHDNHFFGYSMSVLLHSVRFDIDLENDEKNASVVMLALDDIEIWYDILVSEELWIGMKAMNIAILPMNGDGDRQIFYSGGNKSHDTSSHLHGIHSRHTKNDDGLNGMNINAGKCCTLHFNSGRNDGANIAIHLNDAEIHCYPYVYGLLTGFYERLSACNATFSGESDIGPEMNDECVKPMPSPPNQRFGFTNFMEIDSIGHDSIPFDCFPFITVQNSGFLGSLESSEWRKHYKVRDREIKIPVFGLEKEPTIFHTQPLKPKFGMDSSVTSGSSCNHSLHDIYLALCGIKIHFHDSSCIVGSLTLPNCKSSLFICEDYSDVLCSVEGLTITSSWTKNYLELVWGPSFPYLCPILNFRVRQGKSVSSSAKIEISVGIQHVCCFLPPEYLAMIIGYFKLPDWSLQSNEQCFTGRNGHAGLEEETSVLYKFEILDSALIMPVENYELQFLRFEIKQLYFTFFFGSSLEDALKDIPPECSIPIHKLAETNNCLNLFGRELLLSLLLFKERHSSSFFCQSTECQNISLVEQLNADIWVRIPCESEFINNSLQATCIMTRIRNCEVIVDDNHALDGFMALLENINQFASVEDQSRCFKSDVLQFLQLTRCLKEGTAVLFPVSDTTLTEFECCIDSLFLKLKRQRNELLEMNYRVEMQFTCSGSSRNDFVDEMNFCFSSMVLYSVPKSVVMAKSSSEKLSPVPDIFISRSSQGPVEICVSLPSIDVWLYCSEWIEIVDLLNSYVGKMTNFVSTSTSFKDVVPYNTALGDSSITSPNGVCSSSMSIESASEDIESDDTILIARVKDMVITFHFPVYVTESFREIQIAEVDENADQNVSSDVVEEKYCRFLMVSFHSKRTELLINSKKTTLKSGMEKVCSMLSKCEEKGVQSCPLFEIFGVNLEVDVSSNQLKPSLIQLKIQCECFNIWFSYHVFYFWKHIESNISETNSSMSTSCPIEFEVQLKKVSFLLSDGRWSCCRPLLEILMRNVILRISMTKSTMEDFITGELSMNYNNIQKVFWEPFIEPWNFTINVTRKQESSSLLNSSVLTDVHLVSSSHLNLNLTEPFTECLSRTIDMIKDAWDLIGKDDTPQSQLSLNSPHVEDIIAGKHAPYVLQNLTSLPLEYHVYEGPFDSVEFDISEFKERRYVQPGCSVPIYISESAEKQFFRHRSFHSLEKLGEQHTYGVGHHFISIQLDGTSVPSIPISMDLVGQTYFEVDFSKSSNEELNMPDNMSKDVDSVEKYRKHMSRGFVVPVVFDVSVQRYGKLIQLYSTVILFNQTSRPLEFRFDIPFGVAPKILDPLNPGQAMPLPLHLAEAGCVRWRPRGNSYLWSETYNLSNLLSQESKVGLFRSFVSYPSHPSSDPFRCCMSTRNIVLPAHEKPRKIGNDLMQSAVGSDLKIHSPAESQERCIHHLTLSTPLAVRSFLPEEAKLIVDTGGMIHSAILSEVKTFFHHIDPSHDLELEIQIHGYRPSYVKFPRAETFCSIAKFDGIKFSLSETITLSPGQIHITLDKSVDAFSGSRELNFFVPFLLYNCTAIPLWISESAYEQKGVSIFVPSYYDTVEHEHSAGERNGLSSITGCSDSHAISPSWRNSLVKKPVSTMENSNMQLDNLNGRTFISRNHLQKSCVLSNKKDFNLKSSENTSKVSSSPSSRTSARDPNSLGFKQVKVRAHMFSPCKPSSADEVMVRASRSLPECGVENIPSASWSSPFYLVPRNGSATVLIPQSSPNAANVISVTSSAISGSSPEITSIIMFQPRFVISNACSKDLCYKQKGTDCVIPLAVGEHFHLQWTDTTRELLVSVRYNEPGWQWSGSFIPDQLGDTLVKMRNYITGSSYVLRIEVQNVDVSTDNKIVGNGHGNSGTNLILLSDDDTGYVPYRIDNFSKERLRIYQQRCENFETIVHPYTSCPYSWDEPCYPRRLTIEVPGERILGSFALDDVQDFVPVCLPSTTGKNERMFHLSVNAEGATKVLSIVDSTYHIPSVPHFGEKKKVVQKQEKFLDYKEKFSVFISYIGISLINSGPEEMVYACAKNVTIDLLQSLDQQKFSVKLLSLQIDNQFRNSPYPVILSFDQEYRSNPIGSLNKDIGAVTRSERFLQADGSLEPVIYLYASKWRKTDSLLVSFEHICLRISDFRLEIEQQVMLSLFEFFKNVSSNLKGEVSQFSDAIMHPPAKDPAHDYFSPRTEPPHFSEYPVFDGLVRGSTLLPSVAPIGAPWQQVYRLARQQKKVYVELFDLAPIKLTVSFSTIPWVLRNPILTSGELLMHRGLLALGDIEGAQIHLKRLSIAHQMASWESIQEILIRHYSRQLFHEIYKVFGSAGVIGNPMGFARRLGIGIRDFLSVPAKSVLQSPTGLITGMVQGTTSLLSNTVYAFSDATTQFSKAARKGIVAFTFDDQAFSRIGQQQTGVSSHGGGVIGEVLEGLTGLLQSPIKGAERHGLPGVFSGIALGITGLVAKPAASVLELTGKTAQSIRNRSRLYQMRPQHLRVRLPRPLSSVLPLRPFSWEEAIGTSVLLEAGGDDMKLNDEVLVACKALKLAGKFVVITQSLILIVSCASLVDLGKPEFRGVAADSKWVIESTIGLDTVIYADTNTDGAVVHIVGSSSDLLSTSNKSHQKRVIGNSSRTVRWTGPTPLPIFETNLELELKEDAQNLLKILLSTIELAKERGWHRGHVLHRYDVK; encoded by the exons TCAGTTGATGACTACATTCTCAAAGAATTGGAGGCGATGGAGAAGGAATCAGATATAGAAgatattttaagttatagATCTGCTGCTGAATGTGAGTTACAG CATCTATTTGGCAGTTTGGGGCCAGAAATGGTAATGACTGGTACACAAACAGCTGCTGAGAAGTCTCAAGTTGATGACCGTGCCATGGGAAAACCTCGAGGATGGCTTAACTGGCTATCCCTTGGTATGTTAGGTGCTGGTGGTACTGAAGATTCAAGTCAATTTGCCGGTGTTATTTCAGATGATGTTGTAAAG GACATATATGAGGCTACCAAATTCCACCCTCTGGCTTCATCTACTGTCAGTGCGGCTGATGAAGAAAGGATCTGTTTTTGTTCCATCAAAATTGACATTCATCAGATCTCAGCAACCTTGCTGAGCAT GAAATACGGTCAAGAAGTTGCAAAGATGATATTCATCAAGACAATGGTGGAGTGTAACATTTGGGTGGAATCTGCAACCATCAATTTATTGGTCAATTCGATCCAGATGGTCAATCCACTGAACCAGAGAGTTCTAATTTTTCTAAGAATG CCTCAATGTGAGAAATATGTTGAGACTGGTGCTCCTTCCTGTAGTTTCCAAGTTGACGTTTCACCCAAACATGAGGTTAACCTGTCTGTAAAG GTGACGCTGAATCCATTAGATGTTACTTACGATGCcaagttttttctttatttgttcgAGTTTTTTGATGGATTCAAGTCCTTCGAATCTCTTCACACAAGG GCTCTTTCAACTCTAAATGGAATTGAAAATGCCAAAGCTCGATTGCTATCCAAAGCTCA ATGCATAATGTCGGAGTATAAGAAAGTGATGTGGGACATTACTGTCAATGGAATTACAGTCCATGTTCCTTGGAATACACCTTCAGAACAAAATAACTTG GTACTTCAACTGGGGGCTCTCTGTGTAACATCGAGATATGACTGGAGCTTACTAACTTCAAGATTTAAGGAACAATCTGTTATGGTACAACGTTTAAGTGATCCAATTTTGGCAGCTGATATTGCTTTTACAATTCAGCCTCAAAGTTTGTACGAGTATTTTGATATCCAGCTACGGGATTTGGAG ATGGAGATCCAAAAGCCTTCTTATTCTCAGAGTATTCCTATTTTTGAAAAGTTCAGTGCTACTCTCGCCTTACGTTCCTGTCTGATCCCTAATGAATCGTCATTGAAACAGCTGGAG gTTCTTTTTCAAATGTCATCACTTCATGTACATTTCTCTCCATCAATATATGGTGCAGCTTTGGAGCTGGCTGTGTATTTACGTAATTTGATAGCAAACCACCCTGGCTTTGAAGAATCTGAAGATTGTGGACCACTTAACATGATTTCAAATGGACATGACAATCATTTTTTTGGTTACTCCATGTCTGTACTTCTCCATTCTGTCAGATTTGACATTGATCTAGAGAACGATGAAAAAAATGCTTCTGTCGTCATGCTTGCCCTAGACGATATAGAGATATG GTATGATATTTTAGTTTCGGAGGAGCTATGGATCGGCATGAAGGCAATGAATATTGCAATTCTTCCCATGAATGGTGATGGAGATAggcaaattttttattctggTGGCAATAAATCCCATGATACATCGTCTCATCTCCATGGCATTCATAGTCGACATACCAAGAATGATGATGGTTTGAATGGTATGAATATTAATGCTGGAAAATGCTGCACCTTACACTTCAACTCTGGCAGAAATGATGGAGCTAATATTGCCATACATTTGAACGATGCTGAAATCCACTGCTATCCATATGTGTATGGATTGCTCACTGGGTTTTATGAGAGACTATCTGCCTGCAATGCAACTTTCAGTGGTGAAAGCGACATTGGACCtgaaatgaatgatgaatgtgTAAAACCCATGCCTTCGCCACCAAACCAAAGATTTGGTTTCACAAACTTTATGGAAATTGATTCAATTGGACATGACAGCATTCCATTCGattgttttcctttcattaCAGTACAGAATTCTGGCTTTCTTGGCAGCCTTGAGAGTTCCGAGTGGAGAAAACATTACAAAGTAAGGgatagagaaataaaaattccaGTCTTTGGTCTGGAGAAGGAACCTACTATCTTCCACACCCAACCATTAAAACCTAAATTTGGTATGGATTCATCTGTTACTTCAGGGAGTTCCTGCAACCATAGTCTCCATGATATTTATTTGGCTTTGTGTGGAATCAAAATCCATTTCCATGATTCTTCTTGCATTGTTGGATCTCTCACGCttccaaattgtaaatcttctttgtttatttgtgAAGATTATTCTGACGTATTATGCTCAGTAGAGGGATTGACCATCACATCCTCATGGACAAAAAATTATCTTGAGTTAGTATGGGGCCCTTCATTTCCATATTTGTGtcctattttaaatttccGCGTTAGACAAGGAAAAAGTGTGTCATCGAGTGCCAAAATTGAAATCAGTGTTGGTATTCAACATGTTTGTTGTTTCTTGCCACCTGAATATTTGGCCATGATTATTGGTTATTTTAAGTTGCCTGATTGGAGTTTGCAGTCAAATGAACAATGTTTCACTGGGAGGAATGGGCATGCTGGtttagaagaagaaacttccgttctttataaatttgaaattctggATTCAGCTTTGATTATGCCTGTCGAAAACTATGAGCTTCAGTTTCTGAGGTTTGAGATTAAACAGTTATATTTTACGTTCTTCTTTGGAAGCAGTTTAGAAGATGCATTGAAGGACATTCCTCCTGAATGTTCTATTCCAATTCACAAGCTTGCTGAGACAAATAACTGTTTAAATCTTTTTGGACGAGAGTTGCTTCTCTCGTTACTGCTTTTCAAGGAGAGACATAGTTCATCATTTTTCTGTCAAAGTACTGAGTGTCAAAACATTAGTCTAGTTGAACAGCTAAACGCAGATATCTGGGTCAGAATACCTTGTGAAAGTGAGTTTATCAACAATAGCTTGCAAGCAACATGTATAATGACGAGGATAAGAAATTGTGAAGTAATTGTTGATG ATAATCATGCACTTGATGGATTTATGGCCCTACTGGAGAACATAAATCAATTTGCATCCGTTGAAGACCAATCTAGATGTTTCAAGTCTGATGTTCTTCAGTTTCTTCAGTTAACGAGGTGTCTGAAGGAGGGCACTGCAGTTTTATTTCCTGTGTCAGACACAACACTCACTGAATTTGAATGTTGCATTGATTCactttttttgaaattaaaacgGCAGAGAAATGAATTGTTGGAAATGAATTACAGGGTAGAAATGCAGTTTACATGCTCTGGATCATCGAGAAATGATTTCGTCGATGAgatgaatttttgtttctcttcgaTGGTCTTATACTCAGTGCCCAAATCTGTTGTCATGGCTAAATCCAGCTCGGAGAAATTGTCACCTGTACCTGACATCTTCATTTCAAGGTCAAGTCAAGGTCCAGTTGAAATTTGTGTTTCCCTTCCATCTATCGATGTTTGGTTATATTGTTCAGAATGGATAGAGATTGTTGATCTATTGAATTCTTATGTTGGAAAAATGACTAATTTTGTGAGCACGAGTACATCGTTTAAGGATGTTGTCCCGTATAACACTGCATTAGGAGATTCATCAATCACTTCTCCTAATGGTGTGTGTTCTTCGTCCATGTCAATTGAATCAGCATCAGAGGATATAGAGAGTGATGATACTATACTTATTGCTAGAGTAAAGGACATGGTAATTACGTTTCACTTTCCTGTGTATGTTACGGAATCCTTTAGGGAAATTCAGATTGCAGAAGTTGACGAGAATGCAGATCAGAATGTTTCTTCTGATGTCGTGGAAGAAAAGTACTGCAGATTCCTTATGGTTTCTTTTCACAGTAAAAGAACTGAGTTACTTATTAACagtaaaaaaacaactttaaagtCTGGCATGGAAAAAGTGTGTAGCATGTTATCTAAGTGCGAGGAAAAAGGTGTCCAATCTTGTCctctttttgaaatttttggagtCAATTTGGAGGTTGATGTAAGCAGCAATCAATTGAAGCCTAGTTTAATCCAACTGAAGATTCAGTGTGAATGTTTCAATATTTGGTTTTCTTATCACGTATTCTATTTCTGGAAGCATATTGAATCCAATATCTCTGAGACAAACTCATCCATGTCTACATCTTGTCCTATTGAGTTCGAAGTACAACTGAAGAAAGTTTCATTTCTACTGAGTGATGGACGG TGGAGTTGTTGCAGACCGCTGCTGGAAATTCTTATGAGGAACGTTATCTTGCGTATTAGCATGACCAAAAGCACCATGGAGGACTTTATCACTGGTGAACTGAGCATGAATTACAATAACATTCAAAAG GTGTTTTGGGAACCTTTTATCGAGCCTTGGAACTTCACAATAAATGTGACTCGGAAACAAGAGAGTAGTTCTCTGTTGAACAGTTCTGTTTTGACTGATGTGCATCTCGTGTCTTCCTCACATCTCAATTTAAACCTCACAGAACCCTTTACTGAG TGTCTTTCTAGGACAATTGACATGATCAAGGACGCTTGGGATCTGATTGGAAAAGATGATACTCCTCAAAGCCAACTATCTCTGAACTCTCCCCATGTTGAAGATATTATTGCTGGAAAACATGCTCCTTATGTACTACAGAATTTAACTTCGTTGCCTCTTGAATATCATGTTTATGAAGGACCCTTTGATTCTGTTGAGTTTGACATCTCAGAgttcaaagaaagaagatatgTGCAACCAGGCTGTTCTGTTCCAATTTATATTAGTGAATCTGCTGAAAAACAATTCTTTCGTCACAGATCCTTTCATTCATTGGAAAAACTAGGGGAGCAACACACATATGGCGTAGGTCATCATTTTATTTCCATCCAACTTGATGGTACATCTGTTCCATCTATTCCCATTTCCATGGATCTTGTTGGGCAGACATACTTTGAGGTTGACTTTTCCAAGTCATCAAATGAGGAACTGAATATGCCTGATAACATGTCAAAAGATGTTGATAGCGTGGAAAAGTATAGAAAACATATGAGCAGAGGCTTCGTAGTTCCAGTTGTTTTTGATGTTTCTGTTCAGCGTTATGGGAAGCTTATTCAACTGTACTCCACG GTTATACTTTTCAATCAAACATCAAGGCCACTGGAGTTCCGCTTTGACATTCCATTTGGTGTGGCGCCAAAA ATCTTGGATCCCTTGAACCCTGGTCAAGCAATGCCGCTGCCTCTGCATTTGGCTGAAGCTGGTTGTGTGAGGTGGCGTCCTAGGGGAAACtcttacttgtggagtgaAACTTATAACCtctcaaatcttctttctcaGGAGAGTAAAGTAGGATTATTTAGGTCCTTTGTTTCTTATCCATCTCATCCCAGTAGTGATCCATTTCGCTGTTGCATGTCAACAAGAAATATTGTACTGCCTGCCCATGAGAAGCCCAGGAAGATCGGTAATGATTTAATGCAATCAGCAGTTGGCTCTGATCTGAAAATCCACAGTCCAGCTGAATCACAGGAACGGTGTATTCACCACTTGACCCTTAGCACTCCACTGGCAGTGAGGAGTTTTCTTCCTGAAGAAGCTAAACTAATTGTAGATACTGGTGGAATGATACATTCTGCAATTCTTTCAGAG GTCAAGACTTTCTTTCATCATATCGATCCTTCACATGATCTAGAACTTGAAATCCAAATCCATGGATATAGACCTTCATATGTGAAGTTCCCTAGAGCAGAAACATTTTGCTCAATAGCAAAGTTCGATGGAATCAAGTTCTCACTTTCTGAGACCATCACATTGAGTCCTG GTCAAATACACATAACACTTGATAAATCGGTGGATGCATTTTCTGGTAGCAgagaactcaatttttttgttccctTCCTATTATATAACTGTACTGCCATTCCCCTCTGGATTTCAGAATCAGCATATGAACAAAAAGGTGTGAGCATCTTTGTACCATCATATTACGATACAGTTGAACATGAACATTCTGCAGGCGAGAGAAATGGTCTTAGCTCAATTACTGGGTGCAGTGACTCTCATGCAATATCTCCAAGTTGGCGCAATTCTTTAGTGAAGAAACCTGTCTCAACTatggaaaattcaaatatgcAGTTGGACAATTTAAATGGTAGAACTTTTATTTCACGCAATCATCTTCAAAAGTCTTGTGTCCTGTCAAACAAAAAGGACTTTAACTTAAAATCCTCTGAAAATACTTCTAAAGTAAGTTCAAGTCCAAGTAGCCGTACATCTGCAAGGGACCCTAATTCTTTAGGTTTTAAGCAAGTGAAAGTTAGAGCACATATGTTTTCTCCCTGTAAACCCTCATCTGCAGATGAAGTTATGGTTAGGGCGAGCAGGTCCCTGCCAGAATGTGGTGTAGAAAATATTCCAAGTGCTTCTTGGTCAAGCCCATTCTATCTTGTTCCTAGAAATGGTTCAGCTACTGTTCTTATACCACAATCATCACCAAATGCTGCCAATGTGATCTCTGTTACGTCTAGTGCAATTTCTGGATCTTCTCCTGAGATAACAAGCATAATTATGTTCCAGCCTCG ATTTGTCATAAGTAATGCATGTTCCAAGGATTTATGCTATAAACAGAAGGGAACTGATTGTGTCATCCCTTTGGCAGTTGGAGAACATTTCCACCTTCAGTGGACTGATACAACTAG GGAATTACTGGTTTCTGTTCGTTATAATGAACCTGGGTGGCAATGGTCCGGCAGCTTCATACCTGATCAACTTGGTGATACTCTAGTGAAAATGCGAAATTATATCACTGGTTCCTCATACGTTCTTAGAATTGAAGTTCAGAATGTTGATGTATCAACTGACAATAAGATTGTTGGAAATGGTCATGGAAATTCGGGGACGAATTTGATTCTGCTGTCAGATGATGACACAGGATACGTACCTTACAGAATCGATAACTTTTCAAAGGAG AGATTACGAATTTATCAACAAAGatgtgaaaattttgaaactatcGTTCACCCCTATACATCTTGCCCTTATTCTTGGGATGAACCTTGCTATCCACGCCGTCTAACTATTGAG gtTCCTGGAGAACGCATACTAGGATCTTTTGCTCTTGATGATGTACAGGATTTTGTTCCTGTGTGCTTGCCATCAACCACTGGG AAAAATGAGAGGATGTTTCATTTATCAGTTAATGCCGAAGGAGCCACAAAG GTGTTGAGCATTGTTGATTCAACTTATCATATTCCAAGTGTCCCTCAttttggagaaaagaaaaaagtggtTCAGAAACAGGAAAAGTTCCTTGATTACAAGGAGAAATTTTCGGTTTTTATATCTTATATTGGTATTTCATTGATCAATTCCGGGCCCGAg GAAATGGTGTATGCCTGTGCTAAAAACGTAACTATCGATTTGCTGCAAAGTTTGGATCAACAGAAGTTCTCTGTAAAATTGCTCTCTCTTCAGATAGATAATCAATTTCGGAATAGTCCATATCCTGTTATCTTGTCTTTTGATCAAGAATACAGAAGCAACCCAATTGGAAGCTTGAACAAGGATATTGGTGCAGTAACAAGAAGTGAAAGATTTTTGCAAGCTGATGGCTCTCTTGAACCTGTAATCTATCTTTATGCATCAAAGTGGCGAAAGACGGATAGTTTACTGGTTTCATTTGAACATATATGCTTAAG AATATCAGATTTTCGACTTGAGATTGAACAGCAAGTGATGTTAAGCTTGTTTGAGTTTTTCAAAAATGTCTCATCAAATTTAAAGGGTGAAGTGTCTCAATTTTCAGATGCCATAATGCATCCTCCTGCAAAGGATCCAGCTCATGACTACTTCAGTCCCAGGACTGAACCTCCTCATTTTTCAGAATATCCTGTTTTTGATGGACTTGTTAGAGGTAGCACATTATTACCTTCAGTAGCTCCTATTGGAGCTCCGTGGCAGCAGGTTTATCGCTTAGCAAGACAGCAAAAGAAAGTTTATGTTGAGTTGTTTGATTTGGCGCCTATTAAGTTGACAGTAAG CTTTTCCACCATTCCATGGGTGCTCAGGAACCCTATCCTTACATCTGGTGAATTACTGATGCAT CGAGGTCTTTTGGCTCTCGGGGACATTGAAGGAGCTCAGATTCATCTCAAGCGCTTGAGTATTGCACATCAAATGGCCAGTTGGGAATCCATTCAAGAGATTCTGATTAGGCATTACTCGAGGCAACTTTTTCATGAGATATATAAG GTTTTTGGTTCTGCTGGTGTCATTGGTAATCCCATGGGATTTGCTAGGAGATTGGGGATTGGCATAAGAGATTTCTTGTCGGTGCCCGCCAAGAGCGTTTTGCAg agtCCAACTGGGCTTATCACTGGCATGGTACAAGGAACTACAAGTCTTTTAAGTAATACAGTCTATGCATTTAGTGATGCTACCACTCAGTTCAGTAAAGCGGCGAGGAAG GGTATCGTTGCATTCACATTTGACGATCAAGCTTTTTCAAGAATCGGACAGCAGCAGACAGGCGTTTCTTCACACGGTGGAGGTGTTATTGGTGAAGTTTTAGAG GGGCTCACTGGTCTTCTTCAATCACCAATCAAAGGAGCTGAGAGACATGGTCTTCCAGGGGTCTTCTCAG GCATTGCATTAGGAATCACAGGACTTGTGGCAAAACCAGCTGCCAGTGTTCTAGAACTTACTGGAAAAACAGCCCAGAGCATACGAAACCGAAGTAGGTTATATCAAATGAGACCACAGCACCTTAGAGTACGTCTTCCTCGTCCTTTAAGCAGCGTACTTCCTCTGCGGCCTTTCTCCTGGGAAGAAGCAATCGGAACATCGGTACTTCTCGAGGCTGGAGGAGATGACATGAAACTCAACGATGAAGTTTTAGTTGCCTGCAAAGCTCTTAAACTAGCTGGAAAATTTGTTGTCATCACTCAGAGTTTAATCTTAATTGTTAGCTGTGCAAGCTTAGTCGACTTGGGCAAGCCTGAATTTCGGGGCGTTGCTGCTGATTCCAAATGGGTGATCGAATCAACCATCGGTCTGGACACTGTCATTTACGCCGATACCAACACTGATGGAGCTGTCGTGCACATCGTCGGAAGCAGCTCTGACTTATTATCAACGTCAAATAAATCTCACCAGAAAAGAGTGATTGGGAATAGTAGTAGGACAGTAAGATGGACTGGTCCAACTCCTCTTCCTATTTTTGAGACAAACCTCGAACTCGAACTCAAGGAAGATGCTCAAAATCTGTTAAAGATCTTGTTGTCTACAATCGAATTAGCAAAAGAGCGGGGCTGGCACCGTGGTCATGTTCTTCATCGATATGACGTAAAATAG